A genomic window from Rhodococcus sp. KBS0724 includes:
- a CDS encoding TetR/AcrR family transcriptional regulator: protein MRSTRREEILTHAAKLFSERGIAATTVRDIADEVGILSGSLYHYFESKDAMAHEIVVRFLEDLNIRYENSIEPAGSARDRLASMVEVSFNTALDHPYATEVYQGEAILSSQPADAPITVAVQKAHSYWRTAIARGIADGEFREDIDPEQFHRLMRESVWSTVAQYRSQLAELAPELQRNLILVFLDGFALRGDGTKAPARAKAPADKVDVVPPAGSVAELRSDVDELKSVIRDLSSAIRDLQAEQRG, encoded by the coding sequence GTGCGTTCGACCCGACGGGAAGAGATACTCACTCACGCTGCCAAATTGTTCAGCGAGCGCGGTATCGCGGCAACGACGGTGCGAGATATCGCCGACGAGGTCGGCATTCTGTCCGGGAGCCTCTATCACTACTTCGAATCCAAGGATGCGATGGCGCACGAAATAGTCGTGCGTTTCCTCGAAGATCTCAACATCAGATACGAGAACTCGATCGAACCGGCGGGATCAGCTCGCGACCGGCTGGCGTCCATGGTCGAGGTGTCGTTCAACACCGCACTCGACCACCCGTACGCCACCGAGGTCTATCAAGGCGAAGCGATTCTGTCATCCCAGCCGGCCGACGCTCCCATCACTGTTGCGGTCCAGAAAGCGCACAGCTACTGGCGCACGGCAATTGCGCGGGGGATTGCCGACGGCGAGTTTCGCGAAGACATCGATCCCGAGCAGTTTCATCGCTTGATGCGGGAGTCGGTGTGGTCGACTGTGGCTCAATATCGGTCGCAGCTGGCTGAGCTGGCGCCGGAACTGCAGCGGAATTTGATCCTGGTGTTTCTCGACGGGTTTGCCCTGCGCGGCGACGGTACGAAAGCGCCGGCTCGAGCGAAGGCCCCCGCTGACAAAGTCGACGTTGTACCGCCGGCCGGGTCGGTGGCCGAACTGCGTTCGGATGTGGACGAGTTGAAGTCGGTGATTCGCGATCTGAGCTCCGCGATTCGTGATCTGCAGGCCGAGCAACGGGGCTGA
- the urtA gene encoding urea ABC transporter substrate-binding protein, protein MRTFSKRTLAAPAALAALGLVLTGCGSKASDTMSGDTTAASCVDTSGDTIKVGSLNSLSGTMAISEVTVRDSIALAVQEINDAGGVLGKKVQIVAEDGASEPTVFAEKAEKLISSDCVAAVFGGWTSSSRKAMLPVFEDNNSLLYYPVQYEGLEDSKNIFYTGATTNQQIIPALDYLKEKGVKSLYLVGSDYVFPQTANRIIKAYAAANGIEIKGEDYTPLGSTDFSTIVNKVRTADADAVFNTLNGDSNVAFFREYTNVGLKPADMPVVSVSIAEEEVGGIGVQNVEGQLTAWNYYQTIDTPVNNKFVAAYKAKYGQDKPTSDPMEAAYTSVYLWKNTVEKADSFAVKDIQDNADGVTFEAPEGLVTIDGDNHHITKTARIGEIRSDGLIYTVWDSGQPIKPDPYLESYPWASGLGSSK, encoded by the coding sequence ATGCGAACCTTCTCGAAGCGCACCCTTGCCGCTCCGGCAGCTCTTGCCGCTCTGGGTTTGGTACTCACCGGTTGCGGAAGCAAAGCCTCTGACACCATGTCGGGAGACACCACCGCAGCATCGTGTGTCGATACCTCCGGCGACACGATCAAGGTCGGTTCACTCAACTCGTTGTCCGGCACCATGGCCATCAGTGAAGTGACAGTGCGCGATTCGATTGCACTCGCGGTTCAGGAGATCAACGACGCCGGTGGCGTTCTGGGCAAGAAGGTGCAAATCGTCGCCGAGGACGGCGCGTCCGAGCCGACGGTCTTCGCGGAGAAGGCAGAGAAGCTCATCAGCAGCGACTGTGTCGCAGCAGTTTTCGGCGGCTGGACGTCGTCGAGCCGCAAGGCCATGCTCCCGGTCTTCGAAGACAACAATTCGCTCCTCTACTACCCCGTTCAGTACGAGGGCCTCGAGGATTCCAAGAACATTTTCTACACGGGCGCTACGACCAATCAGCAGATCATTCCCGCACTGGACTACCTGAAGGAAAAGGGCGTCAAGTCCCTTTACCTGGTCGGAAGTGACTACGTCTTCCCACAGACCGCGAATCGCATCATCAAGGCATACGCCGCGGCCAACGGCATCGAGATCAAGGGCGAGGACTACACGCCGCTCGGTTCGACCGACTTCTCCACCATTGTCAACAAGGTCCGCACGGCAGACGCCGACGCCGTATTCAACACGCTCAACGGCGATTCGAACGTCGCGTTCTTCCGCGAGTACACCAATGTGGGCCTCAAGCCGGCCGACATGCCTGTTGTCTCGGTGTCCATCGCCGAGGAAGAGGTGGGCGGTATCGGCGTCCAGAACGTCGAAGGTCAGCTGACAGCCTGGAACTACTACCAGACCATCGACACCCCGGTGAACAACAAGTTCGTCGCGGCATACAAGGCGAAGTACGGCCAGGACAAGCCCACGTCCGACCCCATGGAAGCCGCATACACCTCCGTGTACCTGTGGAAGAACACGGTCGAAAAGGCCGATTCCTTTGCTGTCAAGGATATTCAGGACAACGCTGACGGCGTGACCTTCGAGGCTCCCGAAGGCCTGGTCACCATCGACGGCGACAACCACCACATCACCAAGACCGCCCGCATCGGCGAAATCCGAAGCGACGGACTGATCTACACCGTCTGGGATTCCGGCCAGCCGATCAAGCCAGACCCGTACCTCGAGAGCTACCCGTGGGCCTCGGGTCTCGGCAGCAGCAAGTAA
- the urtB gene encoding urea ABC transporter permease subunit UrtB: MDVVIGQLFTGLSIGSILLLAALGLSLTFGQMGVINMAHGEFIMAGSYTAYVVQQVISNATGSLIISLLVGFVVGGLMGVALEVLLVSRMYHRPLDTLLVTFGVGLILQQLARDIFGAPAVNTTAPSWLSGGVDILGAVVPKTRIFILVLAIAAVIALSLALKQSSMGRRIRAVVQNRDLAETSGISSRRTDITTFFLGSGLAGVAGVALTLIGSTSPTIGQSYLIDAFLVVVVGGLGQMKGAVIAAFALGILNSFIEYSTTASIAKVILFVIIVVFLQVRPQGLFAVKTRSLV, encoded by the coding sequence ATGGATGTTGTGATCGGACAGCTGTTCACAGGTTTGAGCATCGGCTCGATTCTGTTGTTGGCTGCATTGGGACTTTCGCTCACGTTCGGCCAAATGGGTGTCATCAACATGGCCCACGGAGAGTTCATCATGGCCGGCTCGTACACGGCCTACGTTGTGCAGCAGGTAATTTCCAATGCAACCGGTTCGTTGATCATCTCTCTACTGGTCGGTTTTGTCGTCGGCGGATTGATGGGCGTGGCACTGGAAGTGCTTCTGGTGTCACGGATGTACCACCGCCCCCTCGACACGTTGCTGGTGACGTTCGGCGTCGGACTGATACTTCAGCAGTTGGCGCGCGACATCTTCGGCGCACCCGCCGTCAACACCACCGCCCCGTCCTGGCTTTCGGGTGGAGTCGACATTCTCGGCGCCGTAGTTCCGAAAACCCGCATCTTCATTCTGGTGCTGGCGATCGCTGCAGTGATCGCGCTGTCGCTGGCACTGAAGCAGTCGTCGATGGGTAGGCGTATCCGCGCCGTTGTCCAGAACCGGGATTTGGCGGAGACCAGCGGAATATCCTCCCGCCGTACCGATATCACTACCTTCTTCCTCGGATCCGGTCTTGCCGGTGTGGCCGGTGTCGCGTTGACCTTGATCGGTTCCACCAGTCCGACCATCGGGCAGTCGTATCTGATCGACGCGTTCCTCGTGGTGGTCGTCGGCGGACTCGGACAGATGAAGGGCGCGGTGATCGCCGCGTTTGCACTCGGCATCCTGAACTCCTTCATCGAGTACTCCACCACCGCCTCGATTGCCAAGGTCATCTTGTTCGTCATCATCGTCGTCTTCCTCCAGGTACGTCCCCAGGGACTGTTTGCAGTCAAGACAAGGAGCCTCGTATGA
- the urtC gene encoding urea ABC transporter permease subunit UrtC: MSVLTNPRIRVWGGFAIAAIILFGVAPAVLSDFRLSLLGKFLCFAIVAVGIGLAWGRGGMLTLGQGVFFGIGAYVMAMHLKIADAELKGDAVPDFMAIAGKTELPGYWQPFASPFVAIFAVLFLPATVAFLLGLGVFKRRVKGAYFAILSQALAAAFAILLIGQQTIGGSNGLNRFRTFFGFNLNDPANKQMLFFIASGVLLASVALIRQLMNSRYGELLVAVRDQEERVRFLGYDPANIKLVAYVTAAFLAGIAGALFVPIVGIISPADVGIVPSIAFLIGVAIGGRATLLGPVLGAIGVAWAQSAFSEKLPSGWIYAQGLMFIVVVGFFPAGVAGLFALLRHRRKRDKSAPETPKISEPETVEVSV; the protein is encoded by the coding sequence ATGAGCGTCCTGACCAATCCCCGCATCCGGGTCTGGGGCGGATTCGCCATCGCCGCGATCATTCTGTTCGGTGTTGCCCCCGCCGTGCTCTCCGACTTCCGGCTTTCTTTGCTGGGAAAGTTTTTGTGCTTCGCGATCGTCGCGGTCGGCATCGGACTTGCCTGGGGCCGAGGCGGAATGCTCACCCTCGGCCAAGGTGTGTTCTTCGGTATCGGCGCCTACGTCATGGCTATGCACCTCAAGATCGCCGACGCCGAACTCAAGGGCGACGCCGTACCCGATTTCATGGCAATTGCCGGCAAGACCGAACTACCGGGCTACTGGCAGCCGTTTGCCTCACCGTTCGTGGCTATCTTCGCGGTCCTGTTTCTCCCCGCGACGGTTGCGTTTCTCCTCGGTCTCGGTGTTTTCAAACGACGCGTCAAGGGTGCGTACTTCGCGATCCTCTCGCAGGCTCTCGCCGCTGCCTTCGCGATCCTGCTGATCGGTCAACAGACCATCGGCGGCAGCAACGGGCTCAACCGTTTCCGCACGTTCTTCGGCTTCAACCTCAACGACCCTGCCAACAAGCAGATGCTGTTCTTCATCGCCTCGGGAGTCCTGCTCGCCTCCGTCGCCTTGATCCGGCAACTGATGAACTCCCGCTACGGTGAACTGCTTGTCGCAGTGCGAGATCAGGAAGAGCGCGTGCGCTTCCTCGGGTACGACCCCGCCAACATCAAACTGGTCGCCTACGTCACCGCTGCCTTCCTGGCCGGTATCGCCGGAGCGTTGTTCGTGCCCATCGTCGGCATCATCTCCCCCGCCGACGTCGGAATCGTTCCCTCCATCGCCTTCCTCATCGGTGTGGCGATCGGCGGCCGCGCAACACTTCTCGGTCCCGTACTCGGTGCCATCGGTGTTGCCTGGGCACAGTCGGCCTTCTCGGAGAAATTGCCGTCCGGCTGGATCTACGCCCAGGGCCTGATGTTCATCGTCGTGGTCGGGTTCTTCCCCGCCGGAGTCGCCGGACTCTTTGCTCTCCTGCGTCACCGTCGCAAGCGCGACAAGTCCGCTCCCGAAACCCCGAAAATCAGCGAACCTGAAACTGTGGAGGTGTCCGTATGA
- the urtD gene encoding urea ABC transporter ATP-binding protein UrtD: MTSTGTTDTSAPSPVLGGNAGMSSEYLEVRDLSVSFDGFKAVDSVNLTLMQGDLRFLIGPNGAGKTTLVDAITGLVPATGSITKSGEQLLGKKVHKIARLGVGRTFQTASVFEELSVLQNLDIAAGAGRSPWELLRTRKSVLPEIEEALETTGLEALRDTPAGILAHGQKQWLEIGMLLVQNCSVLLLDEPVAGMSLEEREETGNLLRRIGGARTVVVVEHDMDFMRAFATSVTVLAAGKVLAEGTVAQVQADPKVQEVYLGTAAAVPHGEE; encoded by the coding sequence ATGACCAGCACCGGTACAACCGACACAAGCGCACCGAGCCCCGTACTGGGCGGCAATGCCGGTATGTCATCCGAATACCTGGAAGTAAGGGATCTGAGCGTCAGCTTCGACGGATTCAAGGCCGTCGACAGCGTGAACCTGACGCTGATGCAGGGTGACCTCCGCTTTCTGATCGGACCGAACGGCGCCGGCAAAACCACACTTGTCGACGCCATCACCGGGCTGGTACCGGCGACGGGTTCGATCACCAAATCCGGTGAACAGTTGCTGGGTAAGAAGGTTCACAAGATCGCCCGTCTCGGGGTCGGCCGTACCTTCCAGACGGCCAGCGTCTTCGAAGAACTCTCCGTCCTGCAAAACCTGGACATCGCCGCCGGTGCCGGCCGCTCCCCCTGGGAGTTGTTACGCACCCGCAAATCCGTCCTCCCCGAGATCGAGGAAGCCCTCGAAACCACCGGACTCGAAGCTCTGCGCGACACGCCCGCCGGGATCCTCGCGCACGGACAGAAACAGTGGCTCGAAATCGGAATGCTTCTGGTGCAGAACTGTTCGGTACTTCTGCTCGACGAACCGGTCGCAGGAATGAGCCTGGAAGAACGCGAGGAAACCGGCAACCTCCTGCGTCGGATCGGTGGCGCGCGCACCGTTGTCGTCGTCGAGCACGACATGGACTTCATGCGAGCATTTGCCACCTCGGTCACGGTCCTCGCGGCCGGCAAGGTGCTTGCCGAGGGAACTGTCGCGCAGGTTCAGGCCGATCCCAAAGTCCAAGAGGTCTACCTCGGCACGGCTGCGGCCGTGCCACACGGCGAGGAGTGA